In the genome of Carassius gibelio isolate Cgi1373 ecotype wild population from Czech Republic chromosome A25, carGib1.2-hapl.c, whole genome shotgun sequence, the window AAAGCGaattaaatgtcctaattgaactatggtcTAATACAGGATTGATCTATAGGTCCTGTCTGTTAAACCAGGCCTAAGTGTAAGTTTAACTTGTGTAGTCAAACTCTCTATAAAATAGCCTTTGACCCCAAATTAATACAGATACACAAACGTTATATAAcgttttaatttctatttatttcatttttattcattttagtgtCAACTTATTAGTTTTCAGAGAGTTTTCATTCTCTTATTCatcatgcattgtattttatttctgatttatttaaattaacaaataattaaaaatgaaaaattaatcaattaacaaaCAAATTGCACCTCCATAATGTTATCTTTCGGTTGCTAATTGATATGTATTCTATGATTAAAATAAAGATCACTGTCAGAAGAGTCTGGCTGGAGTTTAACTGTAGAGCACACTCTATTGGACAAACACATAACACAATCACTagcatcaaacacacactcagcagCTGTTTATGTGCTGGAGGTGTAGCGGTGTGAGGAATATTTCATTGACACACATTGGGCTCTTTATTAACACATTAGATGCTCTGATGGACCAGCGTCTCTGTAATGTTTCCAGCTCAGTGAATCCAGGCATGAAGACTTCAGCTTGTTCTGGAGCAGAAGATGCACTGGCTGTCACTGTTTCACTAGTGCAGACTAGCTGCGTGTAAACTAATGATAATGGGTAGAATGTGCCATGTGAGGAAAAATGACACTCCCTCTTTCAAGTTTCACTTCCTCGTGAACAAACTTCAGCTCAGCCTACAtcaaaaacagaaatatgaaCGTGTTTGCGTCTAAGAATCCAGCAAAGATAAAGTTTGTATAGCGTCATGTTTAGTTTATATGCACAGGTGGGTCagtattttctttatattttgagTGTGTCGTGTTTGTAGGTAATATTTAATACCACGCGACTTGAGCGAGGTCAGATTTGCATGCGTTTAATATCTTTTGTTATCTGCAAAACGTCAAATTCTTCTTACCACATTTGTGAGTCATTTCCTTTAGAGGTTTAATTATAGTTGTACTCCCTGGGCGAGTGTGCCCTTTTACCTTTCACTGAAAGGGATACCAGTGCAATTTTGGGATctgctaacatttttatttaaaaaaaattcattagaaagaacttttgtaaaaatctgTTACTTTCCTGTCCTCTGTCTTGTCCGCTAGTGCTGAAAGAGAAGTAACATTTCTACAGGAAACACTCAGATCCATAATCAccattgttttcttttcttttttaaaagctgGTCAAGATGCTAAGATGAGTCAGTGGGGTAAGTTGAGCCACACCCTCTATCTACAGAGATATACACATGTTTAGTTATGTATGGTACAATCATGACAAGGGTTGACTGTGATTGAAGGagccataaattaataaatattatctgAAATGTTTAATCTAGGTGAATAGTGGTAAAACTAATTTACAGAAAGCTAAATTAGAGTGCATTGTTATGGAAGAAGATCTAGAAGCACATGACCCCAAGGCAGTAGATGCTAAAGAAGAGGTTTCTTCAGCTCCTGAACAATCATCTCTACAGCAGGAGATTTCATCTAGTAATGGTCAGTTAAAGTCTGTCGTTAAGTTGTACCTGACCTCATGAGAGCGGAATCTGATGCACGTATTCTCCCATCTGAAGAGGCTGAAGGGGGTTTTAGCGCCTCCTGTCTGACCACAGCAGAACTGCAGCAGCACTGGAGAGCCGTTAAGAGGGAGTTCAGAAGCGTTAAACTGCTGTTCGACATCCCCACCGCGCGAATCATCGACCAAACATTCACCAAATATGTGGTATGTCAACGCTTATAGTGCATATATAAACATTAAGTCAAACTCTAAGTCAAACTACTTTCTATTTTGACCTATCTTATTGTTTTTCCCATTATTCCATGATCTTTCGCCAAAATATAATACCTTGCTCTCCCTATGAAATGACGTTCATTTTTGTATGACGTCACCAAGCCCTCATATTATTTTTCAGCCGTTtccatttttaatttacaattaaagaattttatatttaagtttaattGTTTGTAAAAACTTTATACAAACAAGTTATTTATACTATAATGGCCACCCAGAAAACACAGAGCGTTcatcttaaaggtgcagtagggaacttttgtaaaaaaaaaaaaatttttttacatatttattaaacctgtcattatgtcctgacagtagaatatgagacagataatctgtgaaaaaaatcaagctcctctggcttctcccagtgctcctattgccatttgcagttacagactgCTCCCAGtaaaaaatcaaccaatcagagctgcggtccgtaactttgtttgtgttcaaaatgtagaaaaatgtatataaaaagcgagtacaccatgaatccattttccaaaccatgtttttggcttgtcctgaatcactagggtacatctataataagtgtttatattcggactattttagattgcttcgggggtaccgcggcggagtaacccagtacctttgtgattcttcatagacataaacagagagaagtagttccggctacgatgttcttccacaagacgcaagcagttctgtttattaaccgctagagcgtcaaaagtttcctaccgcagctttaagttaggatttggttatttttttattttataaacatataaatgaaCATTCCTATGGTAATTTGATTACTGAAAACTTTTCTGGCTAACCAAAAAATGggaatgtatgttttattttaatttattgtatgttttaggcATGATTCccatccattttcattttttgaaatTAAGAAATAGTCTTTCAGCAGTTAGCCAGGGGGTAATCAGTCTTAGTTTTTGGTTTCAAAACAGACCATACTATGCTTTTAtataactgacttaaaaaaaaatagatgactAACTTGTAAGACTAGTCTGGGTGTTTTAAGCAACCAACCCCATTTCTTTCGAGTCTGAGTTGAGGCCAAGACCTATAGGTTGAGTCTTAGTCAAGACTTTTTTctctgcttcagtgtcacatgaaactCTCATCCAGAGCTGCACAGACCACAAAACATACCCACCGTGTTGTAGTAGGCTACTCAAGACTGGACTCTGTCTTGACTCGGTTCAAGTTAAAGACAGAATCCAAATGCTTCAAGACAAGACCAAAAACCATGAAAATCCTGGTCCTGGACTCAGAATCAAGTCCAATTTCGAGCATCACAACATTGCTGTAGAAAAGGGGTACCCAATCCCATTCCTGAAGATCAAActacctgcagagttcagttcctaCCCTGATCCAACAaacctgtctgtaattatcagGTGCTTCTGCAGTTCTTAATTAGCTGGATTAACTGATCAGgattggagctgaactttgcaggaggcagatctccaggaacaggattgggcACCCCTGCTTTAGGGTGTCCATTCTGGCAAATCAAGAATGGTTGGCTGTGCACGTCTTTACCAGACTTGACACATTCTGCAATGCTTCTCTTGTCTCCTCCACATTAGTCCTGCCTTCACAGCTCCTTTCTGTCCTTCAGGTGTACCAGGTTGTGGTGATCCGCTCAGGTAGTTACGACTGTGAGCGTGTAGCTATCGAGCGACGCTACTCAGACTTCCTCCACCTTCATCAGGAGCTCCTGCTGGACTTCAGCGCGGAAATGGAGGACATTGTGATGCCCAGGAAGAAAATAAGGGGCAACTTCTCAGAGGAGAACATTGCAGAGCGGCGTGTGGCCCTCAGAGACTATCTTACTCAGCTGTACTCCCTCCGTTTTGTCCGAAAATCACAAGCATTCCTAGCATTCTTCACTCATAAGGAATTAAAACCTGCATATGACCTCCTGCGTGGGGGCCGCTTTTCCCGGGCGCTTGAGGGCCTCCAGAAAGTGTTGGTTCTTCAGGAAAAACTCTCTTCTCACAACCCTACTTTGGTGGTGCCAACGCTGTGTGCCATACTGGTGTGTCAGAGGGATCTAGAAGACTTTGACGCAGCTTTTCAAACTGGCAGAAGAGCTCTGCCCACGGTGAGACGCTACGAGCTCCAGCAGTATCAAGGGCCCCTGCTGGAGGCTCTTGTTGATTTGGGCTACAGTCTTGGGCTGCCTGTGGCCCAGTTACAGGACGAGCTGACCAGAATGCAAGACTCGCCCAATGGGCAGGTGTCAGAGATGACCCTTAAAGAACTGGTGGTGCAAGAGTTTGTATAATCAGAAACAACAGCTATTTAGTTGTTAACAAACCCAAAAAATCTAACTTTAGTTGTTCTATGTTATCGGATTAATGAATCTCACCTGAAAGAAAATGCAAACAAATGAAAATCCCCAATGAATTTCCCACAGAGTTGGTTTGGGATCTTTTGACATGGACCCTAAAGAAACCACCCAATCACCCAGAACATCCACATATCAGTACCCAGACACCGTAAACATGAGGATAGTTTCTTTTGGCTTGGGCACGTGTTCTGACTTgttctgtatttatatttttatgagcCATATTTCTTTTGATCTCATATTTTGTTTATGCCACAAATCTTTCCCAATCATTTTGGATAATTGTGCTACTGTGAAATTGAATGCCAATTTTGCAAGTTATTCTGGATTGCTTTCACTGATTATGCGCACTTTTAAGCTagtgtgttgttattattaacgatacctaaaaatattcaaattagtttttgttaagtgaaatataattttgaaatatgatcaaagctgaattaaaataaaatatattatacaaataacttaaactaaaaaaataaaaaatatattttttttgtttctgtaatttatatatttacacttttTCAACACAGcatcctacaagcaaaaactgaGTGAACTGATTCTCGCTTTGGGAATGAGAAGTCCTGGTGTcaaaatcccggacgagcccccaaataATGATTTGTCTATCAATAtcaatattgaatatatttttgtgtcaatatattctttattttgaacagatttcTTTGTTTAAAATCTCCAAAACAGTATTTCATTAAATCATGACATACTATGCTTGGGCACAGTACCATACACATACAGTAATAGTCAAAGAACTGGGAGAGGAGTTTAAACAAAACTcaacacaaaaacataaatttgcttttcttttttttttctttctttttttgtgattaaataaaaattacaacttaATTACTTGTACGAAATACTTCAAATATAATATTTCTGCATGCGTGTCTGTCCAAATCAAAAAATCATCTTACGAAACATAATATTTATAGTCCTTGgatatattcaatataaatacCAAGGCATCTAAATTGCTTTTTgggtaaataaataacttttagcTACTAAAAATACAGTGTAATTAGATTTCTGTACTTACTACTTTCtctaaaaaatattgcattacaatagtttttttatgtaaattgtaTAATCTTTATCTGACCAAAGGgagaaatttacataaaaaaaaaataaatgtttaccttagatgctattttttttatgttaaatccacttttgttttatatagaattgttttatagtttatacagtatttatacaaTTACATCAGAAGTAGCTTTAATTAAACCACAGATAAATTAAGAGTAATATCCCTTCCTTTACTTGTTTCAAgggaaaattaattaaataaaaaaaaaatagcaatgcaTTTCACCCCACACTGTACTTAAGGTACTATGGTATTACTGTGGTACATGACCAAAAACATGATGGCACCATAGTActatttgttaaataaacaaacaaacaaacaccactGTGGTAGAAGTgtaacaagagaaagaaagaaaaactaggCCTACATCGATTATTATACCAGTATATTGATATTTGAATGAAAGCAATAATTATGTTAGAATAATTATTGTACAAACAAATATAACTAAAGTAATTTAACTCATATCACTTTTTATGAAAATCCCCCAGTAAGAAAATACATTATAATTCCATTGCTTTCAACATGCAATATGTCAGCATTTAACAGCGTAAATGAGGCGATTTGTACACAACGTCTATTTTACAAAAACTGTAGAAATGCGTCGTTACAGTCGTGAAATACAGGAATATGGTGCAGCACTGCACTTCGAGAAATAAAGTCGTGCATTGCCACCTATCGCGTCACTGAACCATAGAGGGTTAATGTAACTCATCAGACGTGAGTAATCAAtaagtgtaagaaatatatatatatctatatatatctatatatatctatatatatatatatatatatatatatatatatatatatataaagtagtaAATAATACTTTATTCAAAAGTAATACACTATAAATTATTAAACTGCTATTACTTAAAAATGAAACTGATCGATTTTTGTTGCGCGACTAATCGAGCCTTGCACGTGTTGCCACAGCGCGTGCGCAGACTTCATGCGCACAAGTGTTTATATTAGCTTCTTGTGCTACGTGCAGTCATGCTGTCCATGTGGGCCACATAACTGAAAGAAGAGCTCTTTAAATCAATTCATTCACGTTAAAACGCGTAGTTTAGCTCATGTCTACAATGGCGAAGGACGGTGCAGCGAAACTGTCCAAAAACGTCCTGCGGATGAAGGTAAGAAGAGTCAGCTCTGATACTTGTGGAAACCATTTAGTGGTGCACTTTTAACTAGAATTGTGATAAAAAGATGTTAAAGTTGTCTGTTGTGTTGTTTCGAGCGTCATGCTCCGCTGTGGCTGAtgcagtgtgtctctgtgtctgtagtTCATGCAGCGAGGCTTGGACGCAGAGCTGAAGAAGCAGCTGGATGAAGAGGAGAAGAGGATCATCAGTGATGAGCACTGGTTCCTGGACCTTCCTGAGCTCAAGGCCAAAGAGTGAGACCTCACCGACATCTCACTGTTAGCCTGTCCTCAGAAAACTGTTTTTGGACACACAATGTCTTAATGGCACTGTGTGACGTAACACatctatggaagcccgtttccgccacaaaaaaaaaaaaaaaaaaaaaccttgtcaaTTATGATAAAAAATTGTTGGAATTAAGACAGTTATCTCCtgtttatgagatataaagtcgaaaactacaataaaaaaaatatgacagaATTCGAAAttgacatgtaaataaatattgaaattttgAAATAGTTGTTTATGAATTATAAAGTCATGCAATATAAACAAAGTTTTAATGattacaatgtttaaaaaaaatcaaggttgactaaaatggcaaaataattgaaaattactACTTTTTGTCATAATGACTTGCCTTAATTTTGACAATCTCATATTTGTGAATTAGTATCTCATAGTGGATGTTAGTGGAATATATTAATATTGGTAAACATGATTGCTCTGAGGAGAACTGATTTCATATCAACTAACCAGTGACACATTTCACATGTGACTTAAGTGACGGAATACCTTATAATTCTACATATCTGATGTGTTAATTCCATTTTGTCAATTAGTCATGCATTATTtataaagaacaacaacaacaacaacaaaaacattactaAGAATTTTTCATGGCTTTacaataatggtccattagttaatgttagttaaccactttagttaacatgaactaagcaagaacaatcctcctacagcatttattaatcttagttgatgttaatttcagcatgtactaatgcattattcagatCAGACGTTTTGCTCGttgacattagttaatgcactgtgaattagcatgaactaacaatgaataactgtattttcattaactaacattaacaaagatgaataaatacagtaatgcaTTGTtcgttgtttgttcatgttaattaatgaagtaactaacattaactgatggaccattattctaaagtgtgaCCCTTTTCGTTTGACCAGAAACCATATCATCGAGGAGAGAAGCTACGCTCCCTGTGAGGATTTGGTTTTTGGCAGAATGTCCTTCAGAGGATTCAATCCTGAAGTTGAGGTACTTTTGTAAAACTTTATGAAATGTGAGACCACAAGTTTGCTTCCATTTTTCCCCcccaaattaataataattataaaagcaTTATGTATTGTGTTATGTATGTTATTTGAGCATGATTTGAAAATGAATTGAGGTTAAGGAAGCActaattttatttatgtacttgctcatcaatggagttttgtttatttttatatgaatgtttCTTTCAGAACGGTCTCATCAAATTAATGTCATGATTGTGCACTGAACATTTCATTGATCAGCAAACTCAATCTCTTGTAGAAATTAATGTTACTAATGAACACACaccaagaggaagaggaggacgatGAGGACGGCAATGTGAGCAGAATGGAAACAGACATCACAGATGAAGAGATGGCCAAAAGGTGAGACAGGAAATGATCTCAGTGTGATGTCATTGTACAGGAGGGAAGGACATTGATTGCTATTTGCTTTCTCCTTCAGATATGAAAGTATGGTCGAGAGTATGAGAAAGAAGTTTGCCAAGAAACGAAATCGCTCCACGGTTACTAAGAGTGAAGAGGACGTCAACTGCAATGTTGTTGAAGATCAACCCAAAAGGGCTTTTCTGAAACCTCAGGACTGAGACGTTTTATTCACAGGTCTACcatatatataattagttttttatgcagtggactttatttttattttagatttttattttatttttatgtttaatgacGTTGTTAAAAGACCAACTTTTCATGTAAAAGGTACaagtgattttatggatttgTTTGAACAAGactatgtataatttttttttttctctctctctctctcacaattaAATGTAccaacctaaaaaaataaaacctgacCTGGATGTGATGACCAGTGCTTTATTAAAAATGGATAAGATTTCAATATTTGCTCACCTAAATTGTTCACAGAAAGTCAAATGAGGCCTGTAAATGTTAAGTGTGCAAGTCTATTAGTATTAGTAAACAATCACAACTCAAGCGTGCAAGAGTTCTGCTGGCTGCTCATCACTGCTCAGAAAGACTTGTGAGAGGACTCGGTCAGACAGTGAAGTGGGGCCGTGTCTGTAGAGAAAGGGAAGAGCCCACGCAGAGGCCCCGGGGTAGTAGAAGGGCTTTGGTCTCGGGGACAGTATGGCATGCTTTAAAGCCTCAAGAAACGGCCGTGTGTCTGAGCTTGATACTGAAGACATGTTGACCAGCCGCTGCTGCATTGAGCGGATGTATTCTTCTCCATAAGACGCCATCACTTCCTGAGCCAAACCGCTGAGGATGTCCTCCTGAGCACTAATCCACTGCTCTCTGTTGCCCAAAATATCTGGAATATGGATTTTGTTGACAAAAGAAAAGTTAATAGAAAAcctgtatatatatttgatatccTTTATTCTCTTGTGTTTCACAGGAAATAATAGCACTAAACATGAATAAGTGCTGACGGAGTATACATTGACgggtggactattcctttaagggtGCATGTAGTAGTTCCAATTGAAGTTTAGGAAATAAGTTGTTTTttgtcatattaaaaataaacgttTACTTGAGATTATGACTGTACTcaaaaaataagtgttttattcATGTATGGGTCAGGTCACCCCCGTCAATGTATTTTGCTGCCATGTTTGAATCAATATTTCGGTAAGTGTTGGGAAGAATCTTAATGCTCATAGGTTgctaataaaaaatgtgaatgtgaaagtgatgtgacgtgACGTGAAGCCAattatggtgtcccatacttgcaatctgtgctctgtatttaatccatccaagtgcgcacacacacacacacacacagtagcgAACACACACCCAGCAGTGGGCCATATTGCTGCGGCGCCCGAGGTGGAGTTGGGGGTTCGGgtctcaagggtctcacctcattcgtgatattgagggtggaagagtgGTCATCCACTCCCTACAGACAATTCCTGCcggacctgagactcaaacccgcTATCTTCATGTTACAAGTAGGGATGGGTCACCATTTTCTAATATTCGATTAGTTGATTTAATTATAGAATATCGAATAGGCTGTGCgattattgacaaaaaaaatccCATGTTTTCGGTGCTGATGCCGTGGCGTGCATGTGGGGGAGGGGTGCGATTTTCATATAATAATCGATTAATATCTATcattgaatattatatatatttttttaaatcaccatcCTTAGTTTCAATGACATGAAGTTTCGGAAGCAATTGAAAATTCTAATACCACTGTGGTATTTGAACACGAATGAAACATTGAAGTTAATGCTAGCTAGAAAACTACCTAATGCACCTTTAATTGTCATAAATAAAGGGAAGTTTATACAATAGCTATAACAATAGCAACATGGGAACGATATTGTTGGAATAACATtctgaacaattttttttcaagcttgagaatgataaaaaaaaaacttgacagcCAATCGTATTCCACTCGGTTTTCAGAGTTTGAGCATTAAATATCTGCAGCACGCTTATAATAACCAACTGTGTGTGTCGtaattgttcttggtgtgaaagggcctttaTTCTCACTTGTTTTGAAAGCTCCCGGTTGAATGATGATGACTTTGACTCCCCAGCGTGAGAGTTCCTGTCTCATCGCTCCACTGAAGGAGATCAGCGCTGCTTTAGACGCCCCATATCCTGCGAATCCAGAAAGTGGAACTTCTCCTGAAGGAAACCAATGATTCATTTTAAAGATGTTAGTGCTTACTGGGATTTATATACTCCTTAATGGGATTAGGATATATGTTTTGTAAGAGACTATTAAGTACCTGAGGTCTACAAAAATGCATGTTAACAAAAAAGTTTACCTGCCATACTGGCTATACTGATGAGTTGTCCTTTTGATTGTCTTATCAGAGGCAGAAAGACTTGAGTCATCTCCACACTACCAATAAAATTCACATCTAggacttttttatacattttgattgGCAGAATTTCTCCATCGCAGACGTATCCCAGCACTCCAGCATTGTTCACAAGTGGCCAAAGTCCTGTCCACAAGAAATGAGTCACAAAAAACAACATACATGCACTGGTCTGTATACATGCTACTAAACTTTAAACAGTAACATTTATTGAGCGTTAGTATGTGAGAGGTTGCTGGGGCATTGCTACTGCATGTGGTTGCTGCGGTGTTGTTGTTCCTGGGTTGTTATGTGTGAAGGGGCATTGCTGGGATATTTTGGATGGTTGCTTTGCAGTTTCTTTGGCATTCGGATCTACTGTGCAGTTGCTAGGTTGTTCTGGATATTTGCTACAATGTTTTTCTAAAAAGTCGCTTAAGTGGGGTGTTGCTTTGCAATCACTGGGATGCTCATGTAGTCGCTAGGGTTTTTAGGATTACAGTTTTGATTGTTATGAGgtttctaaagcccctttcacactgccattccggc includes:
- the snx20 gene encoding sorting nexin-20 isoform X1; this encodes MSQWDLEAHDPKAVDAKEEVSSAPEQSSLQQEISSSNEAEGGFSASCLTTAELQQHWRAVKREFRSVKLLFDIPTARIIDQTFTKYVVYQVVVIRSGSYDCERVAIERRYSDFLHLHQELLLDFSAEMEDIVMPRKKIRGNFSEENIAERRVALRDYLTQLYSLRFVRKSQAFLAFFTHKELKPAYDLLRGGRFSRALEGLQKVLVLQEKLSSHNPTLVVPTLCAILVCQRDLEDFDAAFQTGRRALPTVRRYELQQYQGPLLEALVDLGYSLGLPVAQLQDELTRMQDSPNGQVSEMTLKELVVQEFV
- the snx20 gene encoding sorting nexin-20 isoform X2 yields the protein MEEDLEAHDPKAVDAKEEVSSAPEQSSLQQEISSSNEAEGGFSASCLTTAELQQHWRAVKREFRSVKLLFDIPTARIIDQTFTKYVVYQVVVIRSGSYDCERVAIERRYSDFLHLHQELLLDFSAEMEDIVMPRKKIRGNFSEENIAERRVALRDYLTQLYSLRFVRKSQAFLAFFTHKELKPAYDLLRGGRFSRALEGLQKVLVLQEKLSSHNPTLVVPTLCAILVCQRDLEDFDAAFQTGRRALPTVRRYELQQYQGPLLEALVDLGYSLGLPVAQLQDELTRMQDSPNGQVSEMTLKELVVQEFV
- the mphosph6 gene encoding M-phase phosphoprotein 6; its protein translation is MSTMAKDGAAKLSKNVLRMKFMQRGLDAELKKQLDEEEKRIISDEHWFLDLPELKAKENHIIEERSYAPCEDLVFGRMSFRGFNPEVEKLMLLMNTHQEEEEDDEDGNVSRMETDITDEEMAKRYESMVESMRKKFAKKRNRSTVTKSEEDVNCNVVEDQPKRAFLKPQD
- the LOC127947142 gene encoding estradiol 17-beta-dehydrogenase 2-like, translated to MEGTVEGCLGVIYDLLVVICVGVLLLRGAEGRSVRWLGLLGVSGVMLSCLVHSIALKLGIVSVLCSVIHYVGREEVMLPTQNKAVLITGCDSGFGHDLARFLDSAGMRVFAGVLDERSPGALKLKKDASQNITVLQIDITDSSQITQAHQYIQRQTGKTGLWPLVNNAGVLGYVCDGEILPIKMYKKVLDVNFIGSVEMTQVFLPLIRQSKGQLISIASMAGEVPLSGFAGYGASKAALISFSGAMRQELSRWGVKVIIIQPGAFKTNILGNREQWISAQEDILSGLAQEVMASYGEEYIRSMQQRLVNMSSVSSSDTRPFLEALKHAILSPRPKPFYYPGASAWALPFLYRHGPTSLSDRVLSQVFLSSDEQPAELLHA